One Heteronotia binoei isolate CCM8104 ecotype False Entrance Well chromosome 10, APGP_CSIRO_Hbin_v1, whole genome shotgun sequence genomic region harbors:
- the LOC132578134 gene encoding uncharacterized protein LOC132578134 has translation MVADGARALAVPLPGGTPRPEVKPVAKNLNFCLFGNAAHENRGCGDLLTQSEAFYHYKPQVNGTKPEMDAQLFSPLFGGITNTPPNVESPQLYSSWSTCADDTTGVGSLQDCTKKRAQINLSYSGSGPDMFGLVSSILEEPNKQEPVTDWNSLSRLFPPMRSSDPENSFSGLFPKNILENKDLTNSVGTLHPYEENTRESSSAESLKKDLDSFHLTGTWHVLADPCPRSPEKMFRDAGPTNKVFKRPGINQNDSLEYQNMHGYDKKQLNTDGGRNHTDFNTFSSQVRGKTGADKEYSKTDQARRVLGGNDPEGPSQYFSQPSNNPAVQGIWDLLTQGNNLSPARFADFTTAPESQQFGFPPLYICSPASTKKQLP, from the exons ATGGTGGCCGACGGCGCTCGGGCTCTGGCCGTCCCCCTCCCGGGAGGGACCCCCCGGCCTGAG GTGAAACCTGTGGCTAAGAATTTGAATTTCTGCTTGTTTGGAAATGCAGCACATGAAAACAGGGGCTGTGGGGACCTGCTTACACAAAGTGAAGCATTCTATCATTACAAGCCCCAG GTAAACGGCACTAAGCCAGAAATGGATGCACAGTTGTTCTCGCCACTGTTCGGAGGGATCACGAATACACCACCCAATGTGGAGTCTCCCCAGTTATACAGTAGCTGGTCGACATGTGCCGATGACACCACGGGTGTTGGTTCATTGCAAGATTGCACCAAAAAAAG GGCACAGATAAACCTGTCGTACTCCGGCAGCGGGCCTGACATGTTTGGTTTAGTGTCAAGCATCCTAGAGGAACCGAACAAGCAAGAACCTGTAACAGACTG GAACTCTCTTTCAAGATTGTTTCCACCCATGCGGTCATCAGATCCAGAGAAcagtttctcagggctttttccgAAAAATATTTTGGAAAACAAAGATCTCACTAACTCAGTTGGCACGTTGCACCCTTACGAAGAAAACACGAGGGAGTCATCCTCCGCAGAGTCGTTAAAGAAAGACCTTGACAGTTTCCACCTTACAGGAACCTGGCACGTGCTCGCCGATCCTTGCCCTCGGTCTCCCGAAAAGATGTTCAGGGATGCTGGTCCCACAAACAAGGTTTTCAAACGGCCTGGGATCAATCAAAACGACAGTCTAGAATATCAGAACATGCATGGTTATGACAAGAAGCAATTAAATACCGACGGTGGGAGGAATCATACGGATTTTAACACTTTCTCATCTCAAGTTAGAGGAAAAACTGGTGCAGATAAAGAATATTCCAAAACGGATCAAGCAAGAAGAGTCCTTGGGGGAAACGATCCGGAAGGACCGAGCCAGTACTTCAGCCAGCCGTCTAATAATCCTGCCGTCCAGGGCATATGGGACCTGTTAACCCAAGGAAACAACTTGTCTCCTGCAAGATTCGCAGATTTCACCACTGCTCCTGAATCACAGCAGTTTGGTTTCCCACCCCTATACATTTGCAGTCCGGCGTCTACAAAGAAACAGCTTCCCTGA